In a genomic window of Ralstonia nicotianae:
- a CDS encoding DUF2486 family protein, which yields MTPDGRNPGPNADNNIPVLTEIVELEPQVPAQAPPVQAPPHAAAAAAIVPPALREQGLAPTPALPPAGTDAARVMGEVMWRFQSEWPALIEAQCRAALESRLSLLTEQLAADLTRTLEARLMDWLGAALDDALAPQRRTPPR from the coding sequence ATGACTCCCGATGGCCGTAATCCCGGACCCAACGCGGACAACAACATCCCCGTCCTGACGGAGATCGTCGAGCTCGAGCCGCAGGTGCCGGCGCAAGCGCCGCCCGTCCAGGCGCCGCCCCATGCGGCTGCCGCAGCCGCCATCGTGCCGCCGGCGCTGCGCGAGCAGGGCCTCGCGCCCACGCCTGCCTTGCCGCCCGCCGGCACCGACGCTGCCCGCGTGATGGGCGAGGTGATGTGGCGTTTCCAGTCCGAATGGCCGGCGCTGATCGAGGCACAATGCCGCGCCGCGCTGGAATCGCGCCTGTCCCTGCTGACCGAGCAGCTCGCCGCCGACCTGACGCGCACCCTCGAAGCGCGCCTGATGGACTGGCTGGGCGCCGCGCTGGACGACGCACTGGCGCCCCAGCGCAGGACCCCGCCGCGCTAG
- a CDS encoding SIMPL domain-containing protein (The SIMPL domain is named for its presence in mouse protein SIMPL (signalling molecule that associates with mouse pelle-like kinase). Bacterial member BP26, from Brucella, was shown to assemble into a channel-like structure, while YggE from E. coli has been associated with resistance to oxidative stress.), whose translation MKPALAATVLGTAVMATSALAQTPSAAAGGWTPPSGVLSLDAQAVAEVPTDTVTLTLGAEQEGADPGAISASLSRKAEDVIAQAKRTAGVQAETGGFNIYPNTDRNGKINVWRGRAEVRITSKDFAAASKLAGQLANQMQVQNVNFTLSREARTAAETKLVDQAVSTFRDKAQVTTKLFGYTSYAIREVRVSEGSTPSSRTWALRAAAMTDSSPVPVPIEGGKAQVTVTVSGAVQMLK comes from the coding sequence ATGAAACCTGCCCTGGCCGCAACCGTTCTGGGAACCGCCGTGATGGCCACCTCCGCGCTTGCGCAAACGCCCTCCGCTGCCGCGGGTGGCTGGACACCGCCGTCGGGCGTGCTGTCGCTGGATGCCCAGGCGGTGGCCGAAGTGCCGACCGACACCGTCACCCTCACGCTGGGCGCCGAGCAGGAAGGCGCGGACCCGGGCGCCATCTCCGCATCACTGTCGCGCAAGGCCGAAGACGTCATCGCCCAGGCCAAGCGCACGGCCGGCGTGCAGGCGGAAACGGGCGGCTTCAACATCTACCCGAACACCGACCGCAACGGCAAGATCAACGTGTGGCGCGGCCGAGCCGAGGTACGCATCACGTCGAAGGACTTTGCTGCGGCCTCCAAGCTGGCGGGCCAATTGGCCAACCAGATGCAAGTGCAGAACGTCAACTTCACGCTGTCGCGCGAGGCACGCACGGCCGCTGAGACCAAGCTGGTCGACCAGGCCGTCAGCACTTTCCGCGACAAGGCGCAGGTGACCACCAAGCTGTTCGGCTACACGAGCTATGCGATCCGCGAGGTGCGCGTGAGCGAAGGCAGCACGCCGAGCTCGCGCACGTGGGCCCTCAGGGCCGCCGCAATGACCGACTCGTCTCCGGTACCGGTACCCATCGAGGGCGGCAAGGCGCAAGTCACGGTGACCGTCTCCGGTGCCGTGCAAATGTTGAAGTAG
- a CDS encoding LysR substrate-binding domain-containing protein — protein sequence MDLRQLRYFVTVAEELHFGRAAARLAMTQPPLSQQIRALEEELGVALFHRTQRSVALTPVGARWLVEVRRVLAEAGALPALAQRLARGEVGSLSLAFVSTADYGILPAMLRHFRDARPDVQVQLREATSDVQIEALLADEIDAGVVIAHHIGSVPGELEYRPLAREGLVLAVPAARAAQWGARPGRPIALADVAAEPLIIFPRRSAPALYDIITGYHAAHGGAQEASARIAQEAIQMQTIVSLVSAEMGVALVPASLCNLQRTGVVYLELAEPSPVIETGLVWRRDAVSPVLPWFVASAEAVARLHDNPQP from the coding sequence ATGGACCTGCGCCAGCTCCGCTACTTCGTGACCGTTGCCGAGGAACTGCACTTCGGCCGTGCCGCCGCGCGCCTGGCGATGACGCAGCCGCCGCTGTCGCAGCAGATCCGCGCGCTGGAGGAGGAGCTGGGCGTCGCGCTGTTCCACCGCACGCAGCGCTCGGTGGCGCTGACGCCGGTGGGGGCGCGCTGGCTGGTGGAGGTGCGGCGCGTCCTGGCGGAGGCGGGCGCGTTGCCGGCGCTGGCGCAGCGGCTGGCGCGCGGCGAGGTGGGGTCGCTGTCGCTGGCCTTTGTCAGCACGGCCGACTACGGCATCCTGCCCGCCATGCTGCGCCATTTCCGCGATGCCCGGCCCGACGTGCAGGTGCAATTGCGCGAAGCCACCAGCGACGTGCAGATCGAGGCGCTGCTGGCCGACGAGATCGACGCCGGCGTAGTGATCGCGCATCACATCGGCTCCGTGCCGGGCGAACTGGAATACCGACCGCTGGCGCGCGAGGGGCTGGTGCTGGCCGTGCCCGCGGCGCGCGCGGCGCAATGGGGCGCGCGGCCCGGCCGGCCGATCGCGCTGGCCGACGTGGCCGCCGAGCCGCTGATTATTTTCCCGCGCCGTTCCGCGCCGGCGCTGTACGACATCATTACCGGCTATCATGCCGCGCACGGCGGCGCCCAGGAGGCGTCCGCGCGCATCGCCCAGGAGGCGATCCAGATGCAGACCATCGTCAGCCTCGTCTCCGCCGAGATGGGCGTGGCCCTGGTGCCCGCATCGCTGTGCAACCTGCAGCGGACCGGCGTGGTCTATCTCGAACTGGCCGAGCCGAGCCCGGTCATCGAGACCGGGCTGGTCTGGCGGCGCGACGCGGTATCGCCCGTGCTGCCGTGGTTCGTGGCCAGCGCCGAGGCCGTGGCCCGCTTGCATGACAACCCCCAACCCTGA
- the lgt gene encoding prolipoprotein diacylglyceryl transferase: MLIHPQFDPIALHLGPLAIRWYGLMYLAAFIMFLWFGRLRTRQPHIAAQGWSGRDLDDMLFYGVLGVILGGRLGYVLFYKPDWYLAHPLDIFKVWEGGMAFHGGFLGVVLAMMLYARMRRRPWMQVTDFIAPMVPCGLAAGRLGNFINGELWGRVSSPDLPWAMLFPQAQGEDRAWLAAHAQQAVTSGVQAVFDQYHMLPRHPSQIYQFLGEGVLFFILLWLYARKPRPMGAVSGMFLVGYGVFRFAAEFAREPDNFLGLLALSLSMGQWLSLPMILAGVAMLAWAYRRAGRNGNDAQAGAHA; the protein is encoded by the coding sequence ATGCTCATCCATCCGCAATTCGATCCCATCGCGCTGCATCTCGGGCCGCTCGCCATCCGTTGGTACGGCCTGATGTACCTGGCCGCGTTCATCATGTTCCTGTGGTTCGGCCGGCTGCGCACGCGGCAGCCCCACATCGCCGCGCAAGGCTGGAGCGGCCGCGATCTGGACGACATGCTGTTCTACGGCGTGCTCGGTGTGATCCTGGGCGGGCGCCTGGGCTATGTGCTGTTCTACAAGCCCGACTGGTATCTCGCGCATCCGCTGGACATCTTCAAGGTCTGGGAGGGCGGCATGGCCTTCCACGGCGGCTTCCTCGGCGTGGTGCTGGCGATGATGCTGTACGCGCGCATGCGCCGCCGCCCGTGGATGCAGGTCACCGATTTCATCGCGCCGATGGTTCCGTGCGGACTGGCGGCCGGCCGTCTGGGCAACTTCATCAACGGCGAGCTGTGGGGCCGCGTGTCCTCGCCCGACCTGCCGTGGGCGATGCTGTTCCCGCAGGCGCAGGGCGAAGACCGGGCCTGGCTGGCGGCGCACGCGCAGCAGGCGGTGACCAGCGGCGTGCAGGCCGTGTTCGACCAGTACCACATGCTGCCGCGCCATCCCTCGCAGATCTACCAGTTCCTCGGCGAGGGCGTGCTGTTCTTCATCCTGCTGTGGCTGTATGCGCGCAAGCCGCGGCCGATGGGCGCCGTGTCGGGCATGTTCCTGGTCGGCTACGGCGTGTTCCGCTTTGCGGCCGAATTCGCGCGCGAGCCCGACAACTTCCTCGGCCTGCTGGCGCTGAGTCTGTCGATGGGGCAGTGGTTGTCGCTGCCGATGATCCTGGCGGGCGTGGCGATGTTGGCGTGGGCGTATCGGCGCGCCGGGCGCAACGGGAACGACGCGCAAGCCGGCGCACACGCTTGA
- a CDS encoding IS3 family transposase (programmed frameshift), translated as MAKYEEAFKRQVVQEYLRGAVGTAGLSQKYGIGRSVIRRWINAWQRHGKSGLRKKHEAYSAEFKLTVLQRMWRDELSYQQVSAVFDLREAGGVSRWDRQYHEGGFDALQPRRKGGAPIMSQSKQDPQPAAQPAQDERSREDLLKENECLRAEVAYLKKFRCPAACQTAAGTKEKAQVVSALRERHSLSSLLKAANLARSTYYYQMATSQAEDRHGALKERIQHIYAQHKGRYGYRRITATLRRAGTLVNHKTVQRLMSALQLKSLVRPKKYRSYRGQVGRVAPNLLQREFEASKPNEKWVTDVTEFNVGGKKLYLSPVLDLYNGEIVAWQTSERPDYTLIREMLDKALRKLRPCETPMLHSDQGWPYQMAAYRRKLAARGLRQSMSRKGNCLDNAAMESFFGTLKSECFRLERFADIDQLRRAIAEYIRYYNHERIKIKLKGLSPVQYRTQPLAA; from the exons ATGGCGAAGTATGAAGAGGCGTTCAAGCGCCAAGTAGTTCAGGAGTATTTGAGGGGGGCCGTTGGGACCGCAGGGCTGAGCCAGAAGTACGGGATAGGCCGTTCTGTGATCCGGCGCTGGATCAACGCGTGGCAGCGCCATGGGAAATCCGGACTACGCAAGAAGCATGAAGCGTATAGCGCCGAGTTCAAGCTGACGGTGCTGCAGCGCATGTGGCGCGACGAGTTGTCCTATCAGCAAGTCAGCGCTGTGTTCGATTTGCGTGAGGCTGGCGGCGTCAGCCGCTGGGACCGCCAGTATCATGAGGGCGGTTTCGACGCCCTACAGCCGCGCCGCAAAGGCGGGGCACCCATCATGTCCCAGTCCAAGCAAGATCCCCAACCCGCTGCGCAGCCGGCTCAAGACGAGCGCTCGCGCGAGGATTTGCTCAAAGAGAACGAGTGTTTGCGCGCGGAGGTGGCGTACCTAAAAAAGT TTAGATGCCCTGCTGCGTGCCAAACAGCAGCAGGCACCAAAGAAAAAGCGCAAGTCGTGAGTGCGCTGCGTGAGCGGCATTCATTGTCGAGCTTGCTCAAGGCCGCGAATCTCGCACGCAGCACGTACTACTACCAGATGGCGACAAGCCAGGCAGAGGATCGTCACGGCGCGCTCAAGGAGCGCATTCAGCACATCTATGCCCAGCACAAGGGCCGATATGGCTACCGCCGGATCACGGCGACGCTCCGTCGGGCAGGGACGTTGGTGAATCACAAGACCGTACAGCGATTGATGTCGGCGCTACAGTTGAAGTCACTCGTGCGGCCGAAGAAATACCGCTCTTACCGCGGGCAAGTCGGGCGGGTTGCTCCCAATCTGCTACAGCGCGAGTTTGAGGCGAGCAAGCCGAACGAGAAGTGGGTAACGGACGTGACGGAGTTCAACGTCGGCGGCAAAAAGCTGTACCTGTCGCCCGTCCTGGACCTGTACAACGGAGAGATCGTCGCCTGGCAAACCAGTGAACGACCTGATTACACGCTGATCCGGGAGATGCTCGACAAGGCGTTGCGCAAGCTGCGCCCGTGCGAGACGCCGATGCTGCATTCGGATCAAGGCTGGCCGTATCAAATGGCAGCGTATCGTCGCAAACTGGCCGCGCGAGGCCTGCGCCAGAGCATGTCCCGCAAAGGCAACTGCCTAGACAATGCGGCAATGGAAAGCTTCTTCGGCACACTCAAGTCAGAGTGCTTCCGGTTAGAGCGCTTCGCGGACATCGACCAACTGCGACGCGCCATTGCCGAATACATCCGGTACTACAATCACGAGCGCATCAAGATCAAGCTAAAAGGGCTGAGCCCTGTGCAATACAGGACTCAGCCCTTGGCCGCCTAA
- the ilvD gene encoding dihydroxy-acid dehydratase: MPDNKRSQHITQGVARSPNRSMYYALGYKKEDFSNPMIGVANGHSTITPCNSGLQKLADAAVAAVKASNANPQIFGTPTISDGMSMGTEGMKYSLISREVIADCIETCAQGQWMDGVVVIGGCDKNMPGGMIALARTNVPGIYVYGGTIKPGNWKGKDLTIVSSFEAVGEFTAGRMSEEDFEGVERNACPTSGSCGGMYTANTMSSSFEALGMSLLYSSTMANPDQEKVDSAAESARVLVEAVRRDLKPRDIITRKSIENAVAVIMATGGSTNAVLHYLAIAHAAGVEWTIDDFERVRQRVPVICNLKPSGQYVATDLHKAGGIPQVMKILLNAGLLHGDCITITGKTLAEELANVPDQPRADQDVILPIERALYQQGHLAILKGNLAEEGAVAKITGLKNPVISGPARVFDDEQSAMTAILADQIKAGDVLVLRYLGPKGGPGMPEMLAPTSAIIGKGLGESVGFVTDGRFSGGTWGMVVGHVAPEAFVGGTIALVQEGDSITIDAHQRLLQLNVPEDELARRRAAWKQPAPRYTRGVLAKFAQLTSTASKGAVTG, encoded by the coding sequence ATGCCAGACAACAAGCGTTCCCAGCACATCACCCAGGGTGTGGCGCGCTCGCCCAACCGCTCGATGTACTACGCGCTGGGCTACAAGAAGGAAGACTTCAGCAACCCGATGATCGGCGTAGCCAATGGTCATTCGACCATCACGCCGTGCAACTCGGGCCTGCAGAAGCTGGCTGACGCGGCCGTGGCCGCCGTCAAGGCGTCGAACGCCAATCCGCAGATCTTCGGCACGCCCACCATTTCCGACGGCATGTCGATGGGCACCGAGGGCATGAAGTATTCGCTGATCTCGCGCGAGGTCATCGCCGACTGCATCGAGACCTGCGCACAGGGCCAGTGGATGGACGGCGTGGTCGTCATCGGCGGCTGCGACAAGAACATGCCCGGCGGCATGATCGCCCTGGCCCGCACCAACGTGCCCGGCATCTACGTGTACGGCGGCACCATCAAACCGGGCAACTGGAAGGGCAAGGATCTGACCATCGTGTCGTCGTTCGAGGCCGTGGGCGAGTTCACCGCCGGCCGCATGAGCGAGGAAGACTTCGAGGGCGTGGAGCGCAACGCCTGCCCGACCTCGGGTTCGTGCGGCGGCATGTACACCGCCAACACGATGAGCTCGTCGTTCGAGGCGCTGGGCATGTCGCTGCTGTATTCGTCGACCATGGCCAACCCCGATCAGGAGAAGGTCGACAGCGCCGCCGAATCGGCCCGCGTGCTGGTCGAGGCCGTGCGCCGCGACCTCAAGCCGCGCGACATCATCACGCGCAAGTCCATCGAGAACGCCGTGGCCGTCATCATGGCCACCGGCGGCTCGACCAACGCCGTGCTGCACTACCTGGCCATCGCCCACGCCGCCGGCGTGGAATGGACCATTGACGACTTCGAGCGCGTGCGTCAGCGCGTGCCGGTCATCTGCAACCTGAAGCCGTCGGGCCAGTACGTGGCCACCGACCTGCACAAGGCCGGCGGCATCCCGCAGGTGATGAAGATCCTCCTGAACGCTGGCCTGCTGCACGGCGACTGCATCACCATCACCGGCAAGACGCTGGCCGAAGAGCTGGCCAACGTGCCCGACCAACCGCGCGCGGACCAGGACGTGATCCTGCCGATCGAGCGCGCGCTCTACCAGCAGGGCCACCTCGCCATCCTCAAGGGCAACCTGGCCGAAGAAGGCGCCGTAGCGAAGATCACCGGCCTGAAGAACCCGGTCATCTCCGGCCCGGCGCGCGTATTCGACGACGAGCAGAGCGCGATGACCGCCATCCTGGCCGACCAGATCAAGGCCGGCGACGTGCTGGTGCTGCGCTACCTGGGCCCGAAGGGCGGCCCCGGCATGCCGGAAATGCTGGCGCCGACCTCGGCCATCATCGGCAAGGGCCTGGGCGAATCGGTGGGCTTCGTCACTGACGGGCGCTTCTCGGGCGGCACCTGGGGCATGGTGGTCGGCCACGTCGCGCCGGAAGCCTTCGTGGGCGGCACCATCGCCCTGGTGCAGGAAGGTGATTCGATCACCATCGACGCGCACCAGCGCCTGCTGCAGCTGAACGTGCCGGAAGACGAACTGGCCCGCCGCCGCGCCGCATGGAAGCAGCCGGCACCGCGCTACACGCGCGGCGTGCTCGCCAAGTTCGCGCAGCTGACGTCGACGGCCAGCAAGGGCGCCGTCACGGGCTGA
- a CDS encoding DNA polymerase III subunit chi: protein MTRVDFHSNVPGKLAYACRLVRKAYGAGQKVIVVGNRAALEAFDAQLWTFSQLDFLPHCGLRHRLAAQTPILLADASEPLDDAPHHDILVNLSDATPPLFARFARLIEIVGDDEAERAAARDRFRFYRDRGYPIQHHDVGRA, encoded by the coding sequence ATGACCCGTGTCGATTTCCATAGCAACGTGCCCGGCAAGCTGGCTTATGCCTGCCGCCTGGTGCGCAAGGCCTACGGCGCGGGCCAGAAGGTGATCGTGGTGGGGAACCGCGCAGCGCTGGAGGCCTTTGACGCTCAGTTGTGGACCTTCAGCCAGCTCGACTTCCTGCCGCACTGCGGGCTGCGGCATCGGCTCGCCGCGCAGACGCCGATTCTGCTGGCCGATGCCTCCGAGCCGCTGGACGACGCGCCCCATCACGACATTCTCGTCAACCTGTCGGATGCCACGCCGCCGCTGTTCGCGCGGTTCGCGCGCCTGATCGAAATCGTCGGCGACGACGAGGCCGAGCGCGCCGCCGCCCGCGACCGCTTCCGCTTCTATCGCGACCGCGGCTATCCGATCCAACATCACGACGTGGGGCGCGCATGA
- a CDS encoding EVE domain-containing protein translates to MAAQYWLMKSEPDEASIDTLQTEGTLPWTGVRNYQARNFMRDRMRIGDGVLFYHSSCPQPGIAGLAEVCSTSYPDPTQFDSKSPYYDPAAKQETPRWMLVDVRFVRKCALIDLPTLRAQEPLAEMTILQRGNRLSITPVTPAQWRYITSRLIHDAD, encoded by the coding sequence ATGGCCGCCCAATACTGGCTGATGAAATCCGAGCCCGACGAGGCCAGCATCGATACGCTGCAAACCGAGGGCACCCTGCCGTGGACCGGCGTGCGCAACTACCAGGCGCGCAACTTCATGCGCGACCGCATGCGCATCGGCGACGGCGTGCTGTTCTATCACTCGTCATGCCCGCAGCCGGGCATCGCGGGGCTGGCCGAGGTGTGCTCCACCAGCTATCCCGATCCAACGCAGTTCGACAGCAAGAGTCCCTACTACGATCCCGCAGCCAAGCAGGAGACGCCTCGCTGGATGCTGGTCGACGTCAGGTTCGTGCGCAAATGCGCGCTGATCGACCTGCCCACGCTGCGCGCGCAGGAACCGCTGGCCGAGATGACCATCCTCCAGCGCGGCAACCGCCTGTCGATCACGCCGGTCACGCCCGCACAATGGCGCTACATCACCAGCCGGCTGATACACGACGCGGACTGA
- a CDS encoding cell division protein ZapA, producing the protein MSSKQIEVNIAGQAYKFAVSPDNEAALREAAAMVDTQMMRIRNSSTTKGIERMAVMAAISIASDLLAVQRQAAADAALPIDAIRAKLADLNARADEALRQYGEAT; encoded by the coding sequence ATGAGCAGTAAGCAGATCGAAGTGAACATCGCCGGGCAGGCGTACAAGTTCGCCGTATCGCCCGACAACGAAGCCGCACTGCGCGAAGCCGCCGCCATGGTCGACACGCAGATGATGCGCATCCGGAACAGCTCGACCACCAAGGGCATCGAGCGCATGGCCGTGATGGCCGCCATCAGCATCGCCTCCGATCTGCTGGCGGTGCAGCGCCAAGCCGCGGCCGACGCCGCGCTGCCGATCGACGCCATCCGCGCCAAGCTGGCCGACCTGAATGCGCGGGCCGACGAAGCGCTGCGCCAGTACGGCGAAGCGACGTAA